One segment of Solanum lycopersicum chromosome 1, SLM_r2.1 DNA contains the following:
- the LOC138342190 gene encoding uncharacterized protein, translating to MEREKREGGKAAWRKREKKGVAAGRKREEEPREREENERERRTLPATVDWWLTPPAARLAAVVVSFGCLPRRKKTEEREREGRREAAAWREGRGGREKVRRGERRAAVLLGFRPAVSSPEKMEEREKGGWREGERGVAGEEGRGRRGEERERERGEAAERGGSRNFRF from the coding sequence ATGGAGAGGGAGAAGAGAGAAGGAGGAAAGGCGGCTTGGAGAAAGAGGGAGAAGAAAGGGGTGGCGGCTGGTCGGAAAAGGGAGGAGGAGCCACGGGAGAGGGAGGAAAACGAAAGGGAGAGACGCACGCTGCCGGCGACGGTGGACTGGTGGTTGACGCCGCCCGCTGCTCGTCTGGCGGCTGTTGTTGTTTCGTTCGGCTGTCTCCCTCGCCGGAAAAAAACGGAGGAGAGGGAGAGAGAAGGGAGAAGGGAGGCGGCTGCTTGGAGAGAGGGGAGGGGAGGAAGAGAGAAGGTGAGGAGAGGAGAGAGAAGAGCAGCGGTGCTGCTTGGCTTCCGTCCGGCAGTCTCCTCGCCGGAAAAAATGGAGGAGAGGGAGAAAGGCGGctggagagagggagagaggggCGTGGCTGGTGAGGAAGGAAGAGGAAGAAGGGgcgaagagagagagagagagagaggagaggcGGCTGAAAGAGGGGGGAGTAGAAATTTTAGGTTTTGA
- the LOC109119882 gene encoding uncharacterized protein — protein sequence MHNCPDDSANRTPPRSSKEPQDTKADEIGLLRQDLASFKNYANNEFKEFQLFIMGNFRQVMDVLNRSCRESGAPRQEDATEYPSHVPNWSNNNQISNVMDKPHCDANEVRTPRFVLQEHVKINVKEYLQPVQIHIQDPLTVHEQPNDINVFQNHDIQQPQSQIELIDALLPDIDAIKPKKNDVVHSEVVVHPEGVVYDTTPVPVKRNRHPDRLSGDGNVIQNDGIQQPQPQFELLDALLPDIDTIYPKKNVVVHSEVVVRSEGGVYDNTRVLVQTIIHSDQLICSPYSTNIGSSSGSSYDVVKTYEKKHPFVSDFRSFRRLLFVAF from the exons ATGCATAATTGTCCGGATGATTCTGCTAACCGTACACCACCAAGGAGTTCGAAAGAACCTCAAGATACCAAGGCAGATGAAATTGGTTTGCTGAGACAAGATCTTGCATCCTTCaagaattat GCTAATAATGAGTTCAAGGAGTTTCAATTGTTTATAATGGGGAATTTTAGACAAGTTATGGATGTACTTAATAGAAGCTGTCGTGAATCTGGAGCACCACGTCAG GAAGATGCAACTGAATATCCAAGTCATGTACCTAATTGGTCGAACAACAATCAGATATCAAATGTTATGGACAAGCCTCACTGTGATGCAAACGAG GTTCGGACACCTCGTTTCGTTCTTCAAGAACATGTCAAAATTAATGTCAAGGAGTATTTGCAGCCTGTTCAGATACACATACAAGACCCTTTGACGGTACATGAACAGCCTAACGACATTAATGTATTTCAGAATCATGACATCCAACAACCTCAGTCACAAATTGAGTTGATAGATGCTTTGTTACCTGATATTGATGCAATCAAACCCAAAAAGAATGATGTGGTTCATTCAGAGGTTGTGGTCCATCCAGAGGGTGTCGTTTATGATACTACACCCGTGCCAGTTAAAAGGAACAGACATCCTGATCGATTGTCAGGAGACGGTAATGTAATTCAGAACGACGGAATCCAACAACCTCAGCCACAATTTGAGTTGCTTGATGCTTTGTTACCTGATATTGACACAATATATCCCAAAAAGAATGTTGTGGTTCATTCTGAGGTTGTGGTCCGTTCAGAGGGTGGCGTTTATGATAATACACGCGTGCTAGTTCAAACTATCATACATTCTGATCAATTGATTTGCTCTCCTTACTCCACAAATATTGGATCATCATCTG GTAGCTCTTATGACGTGGTTAAAACTTATGAAAAGAAACATCCTTTTGTTTCTGACTTCAGATCTTTTCGACGATTACTGTTTGTGGCTTTCTGA